In Azotosporobacter soli, the following are encoded in one genomic region:
- the radA gene encoding DNA repair protein RadA, whose amino-acid sequence MSKLKVKYACQDCGHESAKWLGRCPGCGAWNTLVEELAARKEPRGAFFTGGVAAKPMPITKVDTASFPRMATGLKEFDRVLGGGIVPGAMVLIGGDPGIGKSTLLLQAACSISGQYGQVLYVSGEESAAQTRMRAERVNRLHDNMLIMTETNLESIIQSAAHVKPSLLVIDSIQTMYSPEIPSAPGSVGQVRDCTAKLLRLAKERDIPIAIIGHVTKDGNIAGPRLLEHMVDVVLYFEGERNYAFRVLRAMKNRFGSTSESGIFAMEEEGLAEVKNPSGILLSERPEGAPGSVVLASMEGVRPLLIEIQALVSTTCFGMPRRTAVGFDYNRLILLLAVLEKRVGQMLANQDCYVNAVGGIKVSEPAADLPVALAIASSYRNMPLDAKTVVVGEVGLTGEVRMVSRIEERIGEAVNLGFRRFVIPSGNAAAFKGKRAGLEIIGVASVQEAMEAVFV is encoded by the coding sequence TTGTCAAAATTAAAGGTTAAATATGCCTGTCAAGACTGCGGGCATGAGTCGGCTAAATGGCTCGGACGTTGTCCGGGCTGTGGTGCGTGGAATACGCTGGTCGAAGAATTGGCTGCACGTAAGGAGCCGCGCGGTGCTTTTTTTACCGGTGGCGTTGCGGCGAAGCCGATGCCGATCACAAAAGTCGATACCGCTTCCTTTCCGCGTATGGCTACCGGGTTGAAAGAGTTTGACCGTGTATTGGGTGGTGGAATTGTTCCAGGCGCGATGGTACTGATCGGCGGCGATCCGGGCATCGGCAAGTCGACGCTTTTGCTCCAGGCGGCCTGCTCGATCAGCGGACAATACGGACAGGTATTGTATGTGTCGGGCGAAGAATCGGCTGCGCAGACCCGAATGCGGGCCGAACGAGTGAATCGTCTGCATGACAATATGCTAATCATGACAGAAACGAATCTTGAATCGATCATTCAGTCGGCGGCGCATGTAAAACCGTCGCTCTTAGTTATCGATTCGATTCAAACGATGTACAGCCCTGAAATTCCGTCAGCTCCGGGTAGCGTGGGGCAGGTGCGCGATTGTACCGCGAAGCTTCTGCGTTTGGCTAAAGAGCGTGATATTCCGATTGCGATTATCGGACACGTGACGAAAGACGGTAATATAGCGGGGCCAAGGCTGCTTGAACATATGGTGGATGTCGTCCTTTATTTCGAAGGAGAACGCAATTATGCGTTTCGTGTGCTAAGGGCGATGAAAAATCGTTTCGGTTCCACCAGTGAGAGCGGTATCTTTGCGATGGAAGAAGAGGGGCTGGCAGAAGTCAAGAACCCCTCGGGCATTCTTCTCTCCGAACGTCCGGAAGGCGCTCCGGGTTCGGTAGTGCTTGCTTCCATGGAGGGGGTTCGCCCGCTGCTCATTGAAATACAGGCGTTGGTGAGTACGACCTGCTTTGGTATGCCGCGTCGCACGGCAGTAGGTTTTGATTACAACCGGCTGATCCTGCTTTTAGCGGTGCTTGAGAAAAGGGTTGGACAGATGTTAGCCAACCAGGATTGCTATGTGAATGCGGTCGGCGGCATTAAAGTATCCGAACCAGCTGCCGATTTGCCGGTGGCTCTTGCGATTGCGTCCAGTTATCGGAACATGCCGCTAGATGCGAAGACCGTTGTTGTCGGAGAAGTCGGGCTTACCGGAGAGGTTAGAATGGTATCGCGGATTGAAGAACGCATTGGAGAGGCCGTCAATTTAGGCTTTCGTCGCTTTGTCATACCGAGCGGCAATGCGGCTGCTTTTAAAGGGAAACGTGCAGGACTTGAGATCATCGGCGTAGCTAGCGTACAAGAAGCCATGGAGGCGGTGTTTGTATGA